The Megasphaera elsdenii DSM 20460 genome includes the window CTGATGATAGCGCGGCCAGATCTGTTTGACCGATTTCTTCCGGGTTTCCGGATTTTCCTCGACGACGACCTGGGCATAATTCTCGATGATACGGGACAGTTTCTTCTTCGTCAGGATATCTTTCCACAAGTAGTCCGTCATGATGCCTTCAGGGTTGGGAGGATTCCCGGCCCCATCGTGGTACCCTTTATTGAAAGGCAGGAACCAGCTGGCCTTTCCGCAAAGTTTCGTACAGAACTGAACCGTCTGATCATCTACGGCAAAATGTACGATACAGCGCTTGAAGGAAAACAGCAGTTCCCTGGGATTGCGGTCTTTTTTATACTGTTCCACAGCATCGGCTGTTGTCTGTCCCGTGAAATGATTTTTCAGCTCTATGGTAATGACGGGCAGACCGTTGATGAACAGGCAGAGGTCCAGTGCCAGTTTCGACGCATCGATAGCATAGCGCAACTGTCGGGTAACGCTGAAAATATTCTGGTCAAACAGCCGCTTCGCCTGCTCATTGTTTTCTGTCGGCGTGAAATAGAACAAAATCAGGTCAGCCGGATAGGCTTTGATGCCATTGCGCAGCACGTCGATAATGCCGCGCCGGGTGATTTCTCCAGAAAGGCGGTTCAAAAACTGCCGCTTCTTCTGGTCACTCTGGTTGACGCCGAGCTTTGCCATCTCTTTGGGTTGAGTATCATTCAAAAAGCGAAAGAGCCGGGTTTCATCGATGGCATATTCTTTGTTGTAGTCTTCATTGGTGCCCTGCTGGTAACCATTCTGATCTACCAGCCAGTTCACGATGAGCGTTTCAAAACCCTTTTCCGTTTTATCCGTAAAAGCCATCGTCAGTCCTCCTCTCCAGGGATTCCTGTTTCTTCGTCATTGTCTTCCCCATCATCAGCCGTCAAGTCGTCCACGTGTTCGTAAGCAGGAACAGGGATATTCCGGACATCGATTTTGCCGGTGACCACGTCAGAGATGATGGTGGAGCATAACTCTTTTAAAAATTCAAGCTGTTTATGTTTTGTGCATATCAGTCTATTTATCTGACTTGTCTTAAGACAAATGTAATCAATAATTTTATACTGTATAGCAATAGATGGCAAACCAATAACAAAATTTCTTATAAAATCAGCAGGAACTCTTTTTTGACCTGCTGACCCAGTCATTTGCCCTTCTCCGAGACTCCTGAAAATTTTAGTCATCGTAATATAGTACAGATATTTAGGCAGAACATCGTTTCCTGCTCTTAAATTAAAAAGTTCTGTTGTCCCATATCCTATATCTGATTCTAGTTCATCAAGGCAAGCACCCTTGCCATTTTCAAAGCATGGTGTAATTTTAGCAACAATAACATCATTTTTAGCAAATGATGAAAACCCTGTTCTTACTTTTGCAATTGGCTGTTTGATTGAGCAATCAATTTTACCATTTTCTGAAATATTTTCCATTGGTAAGAAAACCACTTTATCTTGATCCGTGTGCTTCTTTAATTGATTACTAATCGACGCACCAACCTTACATATCCTCTTAATTTTTATAACCTTCCATGTTGCGGGGATTTTCGGTAGATAGTAAACATCGGTTTTCTTCATAACTACATTCGAGTCAATTCCTTGAAGGATAGCAGAATTAATAATTTCTGCTTTCAATTCCTCCAGCTCCTGTATTTCCTTCCGCCGAATTCCAATCAGCTTGTTAATCTCCGAAACCTTCCAGTCCAGGAAGCGCACAATCTGGTCCTGCTCGGCACGAGGAGGGACGGGAAACAGAATGGTTCTCATTTCACTATAGCGAGTGGTCCACAAATCTGCAACAATCCCTCTGCCATTCCTGTAATACTCTTCAGAAAATCTATAATTACGAAGCAAATAATGAATATATTCACTATTTAATTCATTGCTTGGAGTCAAAACAATATTGATAAGAGAAACCGACCCATCCAATCTTGATACGCCACAGGATCCTTTTCTGTCTGAACGACTATTAATAACAAAATCTCCTTTCTTTACGAGTTTTCGGTTATCGCTATCATTGGACTTGGCTGCATGTTCAAGCTGTGGAAGTATCCCCTTCTTTGTCACTGATAACGGCTTATAATCCTTATCTGAAACCTTTTTCTTGCGTTCAGTAAACAACGCATTTATCTTCTGAAGTTTCCAATGTGCTGGTATCTGGGGAATCCACGTGACATTAGTATTCATCACATTGCTATATTTCTTCATTACTCCAGCCCCCTGACGATGTCATCCATAACGCCTTCTGATTCTTTTTCCAGTTCTGCCAGGGACGCCAGGATGTCTTTCATATCCCGCAGTTTTACGGGCTTGTAGAAGTATTTAGTAAAGCTGATTTCATAGCCGATTTTGGTCTTGTCTTCGTCTACATAGGCATCGGGCGCATAGGGCAGGACTTCTTTCTCGATGAAGGTATCAATTCCACCTTCATACTGGAACGGGATGTTTTCTGTATCCCGCAGTTCCGGATCCGCTTCCCCGGCGACTTCTTTCGCATCCGGGTCTGTTTCGGTAATATAAGGGCGGATTTTCTTCAGCTGTGTCTTCTTCAATTTAGTGGCTTTAGCAAAGGAATCCCAGTCGTCAAAAGGCGCCGTCTTGGCAGCTTCCTGTACGGCATCGCGCACGTCTAACAGCTCCATATATTTCTTGAACAGGACTTTCCCCTTTTCATCCTTTTCGGGAATCTCCCGTTCCGGGAACACCCGCAGGCGCAGGGGCCGGTCCACGGTGACATTCCAGTAGCCGAATTCACTGTTGTCGAAAATCTTACTGACGTCGCTTTCTTCCATGGCGAGGAAGAGGCGGATGATCTCTTTGCGTATATCCGGCGTGAATTCGCAGTTCTTGTTCCCCATGTTCTTGCGCAGGGGCGATTTCATCTGCGTCGCATCGATGAGCTGGATTTTGCCTTTCCGACGGGCTTCTTTCTTATTGGACAGGACCCAGATGTACGTGCCAATGCCCGTGTTGTAGAACATGTTATCCGGCAGGGCGATAATGGCTTCCACCAAGTCGCTTTCCATCAGATAGCGGCGGGCGTTGCTCTCACCGCTGCCGGCGTCACCAGTG containing:
- a CDS encoding restriction endonuclease subunit S, coding for MKKYSNVMNTNVTWIPQIPAHWKLQKINALFTERKKKVSDKDYKPLSVTKKGILPQLEHAAKSNDSDNRKLVKKGDFVINSRSDRKGSCGVSRLDGSVSLINIVLTPSNELNSEYIHYLLRNYRFSEEYYRNGRGIVADLWTTRYSEMRTILFPVPPRAEQDQIVRFLDWKVSEINKLIGIRRKEIQELEELKAEIINSAILQGIDSNVVMKKTDVYYLPKIPATWKVIKIKRICKVGASISNQLKKHTDQDKVVFLPMENISENGKIDCSIKQPIAKVRTGFSSFAKNDVIVAKITPCFENGKGACLDELESDIGYGTTELFNLRAGNDVLPKYLYYITMTKIFRSLGEGQMTGSAGQKRVPADFIRNFVIGLPSIAIQYKIIDYICLKTSQINRLICTKHKQLEFLKELCSTIISDVVTGKIDVRNIPVPAYEHVDDLTADDGEDNDEETGIPGEED